One Bacillota bacterium DNA segment encodes these proteins:
- a CDS encoding aldo/keto reductase: protein MVRRKLGSTEIEVSKLCFGTLTIGPLQCNLSVDAAAQLFLDAIEAGVNFFDTAELYRTYPHLHKMLIEARREDVVIASKSYAYTYDGMRKSVERALRELGTSYIDIFMLHEQESRLTLKGHEDALRYLVDAKSQGLIRAVGVSTHAVEVVKQAALMPEIDVIHPLLNMMGLGIIDGTRSQMELAVKDAHKAGKGIYLMKALGGGNLLPKFHQAISYVSRLEYVDSIAIGMQSSSELMENLKLLGGDIALDVEDEEVEVERAVVYPRSIGKTIHIEDWCQGCGRCVERCRYHALRLEGGKPVVDRSRCILCGYCASACPGLHIRVY, encoded by the coding sequence TTGGTAAGAAGGAAGCTGGGTTCAACTGAAATCGAGGTGTCGAAGCTCTGTTTTGGGACGTTGACCATTGGGCCGCTTCAATGTAATTTATCAGTTGATGCCGCAGCTCAGCTATTTCTGGACGCCATCGAAGCGGGCGTCAATTTTTTTGATACTGCAGAGCTTTACAGGACATACCCCCATTTACATAAGATGCTTATCGAGGCGCGTCGTGAGGATGTGGTGATTGCATCCAAATCCTACGCCTACACCTATGACGGAATGAGAAAAAGCGTTGAGCGAGCCCTCCGGGAATTGGGCACCAGCTATATTGACATATTTATGTTGCATGAGCAGGAGTCCAGGTTGACCCTTAAAGGCCATGAAGATGCTCTTCGCTATCTTGTAGATGCCAAGTCTCAGGGGCTCATAAGGGCGGTCGGGGTGTCGACTCATGCAGTTGAGGTAGTCAAACAGGCGGCTTTGATGCCGGAGATCGATGTTATTCATCCTCTCTTGAATATGATGGGCCTGGGGATCATAGATGGAACAAGGTCTCAGATGGAACTTGCAGTAAAGGATGCGCATAAGGCAGGCAAGGGGATCTATCTGATGAAGGCCCTCGGGGGAGGCAACCTCCTGCCAAAATTCCATCAGGCCATATCCTATGTGAGCCGACTGGAATACGTAGATTCAATCGCCATTGGTATGCAGTCATCGTCTGAGCTCATGGAAAACCTGAAGCTGCTGGGTGGAGATATAGCTTTGGACGTTGAAGATGAAGAGGTCGAGGTTGAACGAGCGGTGGTCTATCCCCGATCCATTGGTAAGACTATTCATATAGAAGATTGGTGCCAGGGTTGCGGCAGGTGCGTGGAAAGGTGCCGTTATCATGCCTTGAGGCTGGAGGGCGGCAAGCCTGTAGTTGACAGATCGCGCTGCATCTTGTGCGGGTATTGCGCCTCAGCGTGCCCGGGATTGCACATAAGGGTCTATTGA
- a CDS encoding IreB family regulatory phosphoprotein codes for MKDIHEETQTFKVVSEEAASIRAALQQVYLALREKGYNPVNQLVGYLLSGDPTYITSHRNARNLIRKIDRDEILEELVRSYLAPFTREE; via the coding sequence GTGAAAGATATTCATGAGGAAACCCAGACATTTAAGGTGGTTTCCGAGGAGGCAGCTTCCATTCGGGCGGCGCTTCAGCAGGTATATCTTGCCCTTCGAGAAAAGGGCTATAACCCTGTGAATCAACTGGTCGGTTACCTCCTCTCCGGGGACCCTACCTATATAACCAGTCACAGAAATGCCAGGAACCTGATTCGCAAGATCGACAGGGATGAAATCCTCGAGGAACTGGTGCGTTCCTATCTTGCGCCCTTTACCAGAGAGGAATGA
- a CDS encoding DUF1292 domain-containing protein: MPDQNLTDEDVITLVYDDGQEETFTVLDTIELDGKTYAVLLPDVSDSQVANDDEDYLEERIFRVEHENGEEILVDVDDDEYERVVDALDEAWAEEMEAMDEDDDADSTEDEEDEEEDEEDDEG, encoded by the coding sequence ATGCCGGATCAAAATCTGACAGATGAGGATGTCATAACACTCGTTTATGATGATGGGCAGGAAGAGACCTTTACAGTGCTTGATACCATCGAGCTGGACGGCAAGACCTATGCTGTGCTCTTGCCTGATGTTTCCGACTCTCAAGTGGCTAATGACGATGAGGATTATCTGGAGGAAAGGATCTTCAGAGTCGAGCATGAAAACGGAGAGGAAATCCTCGTTGATGTAGACGATGACGAATACGAGCGCGTGGTAGACGCTCTAGATGAGGCATGGGCTGAGGAAATGGAAGCCATGGACGAGGATGATGACGCCGATTCTACTGAAGATGAGGAAGACGAGGAGGAAGACGAGGAAGATGATGAGGGCTAG
- a CDS encoding methionine synthase, with protein sequence MKGKGPENGVILAACIGDCVHVAGVMAFLDIARSHGFETTFMGPAVPVSSLLEEAGRLKPDIIAISYRLDPSALGNLLSEFKEGISKARIEGTRLLFGGTPATGEIAKKSGIFSHIFTGGESPDEVRVILLQEQAQPEANKAHAKNLIERIEGKKPFPLLRHHFGLPTVEETVKGAREIAMAGVLDVLSLGPDQNAQEHFFHPEDMDPAQNGAGGVPVRTREDFIRIYEASRCGNHPLVRCYSGTRDIIKMAAVLKETIHNAWCAVPLFWYNVLDGRSTRPLKDAISENQQVMKWHADRGIPVEVNEAHHWSLRNAPDAVAVATAFLAAYNAKKMGVKHYVAQYMLNTPPATYARMDLAKMLAKIELIEALHDNDFISYRQVRGGLASMSPEKDFAKGQLAASTFLGMLLRPHIVHVVGFSEAYDVARPKEVIESVQIAAGTIHNILDGSIDIQNDPIIMERKEFLLKEAGVILDAIYTIGKGSPDPWSDPETLASAVKLGILDAPHLVGNPAACGKITTRIIDGACWSCDPHTGEPVTEGQRIRALGL encoded by the coding sequence ATGAAGGGGAAAGGACCGGAGAACGGCGTCATTCTTGCGGCTTGTATTGGAGATTGCGTCCATGTGGCGGGAGTCATGGCTTTCCTCGATATCGCAAGAAGTCATGGTTTCGAGACGACATTCATGGGGCCTGCGGTTCCTGTCTCATCCTTGCTGGAAGAGGCAGGAAGACTCAAGCCTGACATCATTGCCATAAGCTATCGTTTAGATCCATCTGCTCTTGGCAACCTGCTTTCTGAATTCAAGGAAGGTATCTCGAAAGCTAGGATTGAGGGGACTAGGCTTCTTTTTGGCGGCACCCCTGCAACAGGCGAGATTGCCAAGAAATCCGGGATCTTCTCTCATATCTTCACCGGAGGAGAATCTCCTGATGAGGTGCGGGTGATTCTCCTGCAGGAGCAGGCTCAGCCGGAGGCCAATAAAGCTCATGCGAAAAACCTCATAGAAAGGATCGAAGGAAAGAAGCCCTTCCCTCTGCTAAGGCATCATTTCGGCCTTCCCACGGTGGAAGAGACAGTAAAGGGAGCCCGGGAGATAGCGATGGCAGGCGTCTTGGATGTGCTCTCCTTAGGTCCTGACCAGAATGCCCAAGAACACTTCTTCCATCCAGAAGACATGGACCCTGCGCAAAACGGAGCAGGCGGGGTCCCAGTTCGAACAAGAGAAGATTTCATCAGGATATATGAAGCCTCCAGATGTGGGAATCACCCGCTGGTCAGATGCTATAGCGGAACCCGCGACATCATCAAAATGGCTGCTGTCCTCAAGGAAACCATACACAACGCCTGGTGCGCGGTGCCCCTTTTCTGGTATAACGTCCTCGATGGCAGGAGCACACGCCCGCTCAAAGATGCCATATCCGAGAATCAGCAAGTGATGAAATGGCATGCAGACAGGGGCATACCGGTCGAAGTGAACGAAGCCCATCACTGGAGCCTCAGGAACGCTCCCGACGCCGTGGCGGTGGCAACTGCATTTCTCGCCGCTTACAACGCCAAGAAGATGGGAGTAAAGCACTATGTGGCTCAGTACATGCTCAATACACCACCTGCAACATACGCCAGGATGGATCTTGCGAAGATGTTGGCTAAGATAGAGCTTATAGAGGCCCTCCATGACAATGATTTCATCTCATACCGGCAGGTACGTGGGGGACTGGCCAGCATGTCGCCAGAGAAAGATTTTGCAAAGGGACAGCTGGCAGCCAGCACCTTTTTGGGCATGCTCCTGAGACCGCACATTGTTCACGTGGTAGGCTTCTCGGAAGCATATGATGTAGCAAGACCTAAAGAGGTCATAGAAAGCGTCCAGATAGCCGCAGGCACCATCCACAATATCCTGGATGGCTCGATAGATATCCAAAATGACCCCATCATAATGGAAAGGAAGGAGTTTCTGCTAAAGGAGGCCGGTGTGATTCTGGATGCTATCTATACAATTGGCAAGGGTTCTCCTGATCCATGGTCTGATCCAGAGACTCTTGCTTCGGCGGTGAAGCTTGGCATACTTGACGCTCCACATCTGGTGGGCAATCCCGCAGCCTGCGGGAAGATCACAACCAGGATCATTGACGGGGCATGTTGGTCTTGCGACCCGCATACCGGAGAACCCGTCACTGAAGGCCAGAGAATTCGTGCCCTTGGGCTATAG
- the ruvX gene encoding Holliday junction resolvase RuvX, with protein sequence MRTIGLDIGRKIIGVAISDPTGMVAQGYGRILRKSKRQAIEELKAIIHETQAQRVVVGLPKNMDGTLGEAARDVLKFCEEVKKEISASVETWDERLSTVAAERAMLEADVSRQKRKRKLDQMAATLILQSYLDYVHCADYLAKGETGHVDQGEIV encoded by the coding sequence ATGCGAACTATCGGCCTCGATATTGGTCGTAAGATAATAGGGGTTGCAATTAGCGACCCGACCGGGATGGTTGCTCAGGGTTATGGTCGTATCCTTCGTAAATCCAAGCGGCAGGCTATAGAAGAGCTCAAAGCGATCATACATGAAACCCAGGCGCAGCGGGTTGTGGTAGGGTTACCCAAGAATATGGATGGCACCCTGGGAGAAGCGGCCAGGGACGTTCTCAAATTTTGTGAGGAAGTGAAGAAGGAAATCTCTGCTTCAGTCGAGACCTGGGATGAAAGGCTTTCTACGGTGGCAGCTGAACGGGCTATGCTGGAAGCGGACGTAAGCCGGCAGAAACGTAAGCGGAAGCTGGACCAGATGGCCGCGACGCTGATATTACAAAGCTACCTGGATTATGTGCATTGCGCGGACTATCTAGCTAAAGGCGAGACTGGGCATGTCGACCAGGGTGAGATCGTATGA